DNA from Flavobacteriales bacterium:
ACTTTGTGAACTACCGCTCCCACAATTAGAAAATTTTGATGCTAAGCTTTACGAACCTTTAAGGAAAATTTACCTTGAATTTAGTGATGCTGATGCTCAAGAAGTTAAAGAAATAGAATCTACAACTAATCATGATGTAAAGGCAGTAGAATATTTTTTAAAAGAACGCTTTGACCGTTTAAAAATCAGTGAATACAAGGAATTTATTCACTTTGCACTGACTTCACAAGACATCAATAATACGGCAACACCACTACTCATTAAAGAGTCGGTAGAAGAAATTTTTCTGCCCAACTATTTTCAAATGATGGAAAAACTAATAGAACTAAAAGACGAATGGGCAAATATTCCGCTTTTGGCAAGAACACATGGTCAAGCTGCCTCGCCAACTCTTTTAGGAAAAGAGATTAGGGTGTTTATCGAGCGTCTTGAACGTCAAATGAGCTTATTGAATTTAGTGCCATTTTCTGCTAAATTTGGTGGTGCAACAGGTAATTTCAACGCTCACCACATTGCCTACCCAGAAGTGGATTGGGTTGCTTTTTCCAATGAATTTGTGGAAGAAACATTGGGGCTAGATCGTTCTCAGGTGACTACTCAAATTGAACATTACGACAACCTAGCAGCACTTTTTGATAACTTCAAAAGAATTAACACCATTCTTATCGATTTAAGTCGAGATATATGGACTTATATTTCTATGAATTATTTCAAACAAAAAATAAAAAAGGGCGAAGTAGGCTCATCAGCTATGCCACACAAGGTTAATCCTATAGACTTTGAAAACGCTGAAGGAAATCTAGGAATAGCAAATGCAATTTATGAGCATCTATCGGCAAAATTACCTATATCAAGATTACAAAGGGATTTAACTGATTCAACGGTACTTAGAAATGTAGGTGTGCCTATGGCACATTCTATCTTAGGCTTTAAATCGATATTAAAAGGTTTGAATAAACTCATCTTGAACGAAGAAGCTATCCGTGCCGATTTAGATGATAATTGGGCTGTAGTCGCAGAAGCTATTCAAACTATTTTGAGAAAAGAAGGCTACCCAAAACCTTATGAAGCTCTTAAGGCTTTAACTAGAACAAACGGCTTAATAGAACAGCCTACACTAAGTAATTTTATTGACACTTTACAGGTTAGTGATGAGTTGAAAGCCTATCTGAAAAGCATAACACCTTTCAACTATACTGGAATAGAAAAACTCTAGTCTTCTATAACCTTATATTTCGATAGATAATCCGACCAATTCCAAATGAAGTTACTCATTAGGTCAGTCAATTCTTGTAGGAAAACAGGATTAGGTTCATTCTGATTTTTCAGAAGTTCTCCTTGATATTCGTTTAAATTATATTTGACAAAAATACTTTTTGCCATAGCTTTTTCTATGCTAATATCATCGCTGTATTGCTCTTTGAAGAAATTTTCATAATCGATAAACATATCTCTTACAACATCTTCTTCCAAATCAAGGTATTGAATAAGCTCATTGAGACTAGCATGGTGTAGGTGATGTACTGTGGAGTCTTCAAAGAAATCAGACAAATAATGATTATTAGCGGCAAAAACAATCATCAAAAACCAATTGGCATCTTCCATTTTAAGGTTAGGTGATTCTTCGAATTTTCTGTTATCATTAACAAATTCAATGATTTCTGAAAAACCTAAATCGATAACCTCAAAGAGTGTCCTAGAATATATCGAGGCTAAATCCTTGACGGTAATTTTTTCTTTCTTACTAAAGCCAAATATTTTTAACATTGTTGCTAAGGTAAACTAAAATTTTTCTTTGCGACTGCCATTACTTCATCCCCTATCGCCAAACAGGCAGTCGCTGCTGGTGAAGGTGCATTCAAAACGTGGATACTATTGCCTTTACACTCTATTTTAAAGTCGTCAAACACTTCGCCGTCTTGTCCTAATGCCATAGCTCGGACACCACTTCTTCCGACAACAATATCGTCCATTTTTAACGAAGGTATTAATCTATTTAATTCTTTCAAAAATAATCTCTTAGAAAATGCTCTTTTATATTCATTTAATCCAAAACGCCAATGTTTAAAGAATAATTTCCACGTTCCTTTATACATTAAGGCTTCTAAAGTGTCTTTTAAATTAAAGTCAGTTTTACCATAGCCTTCCCGTTTGAAAGTAAATACAGCATTAGGGCCACACTCAATGCTACCATCTACCATTCTAGTAAAATGCACACCTAAAAAGGGGAATTCTGGATTGGGAACTGGATATATCAGGTTATTAACTTTGGACTTGCCCTTTTCACTTAAATCGTAGTAATCGCCCCTAAAACCTACTATGCGTACATTTGAATGAACTTGGTCTTTTTGAGCTAACCTATCTGAAAACAAACCACCACAAAGGATTTTTTTATCCGACTTATATTGTCCTTTAGTAGTATTAATAAGTCCACCATCAGAAAAAGATTTGACTTCACAAGAATAGATGATTTGACTGTTTGGGTTTATGTCTGTTATAAGTTCTGCTAGTTTATTGGTCACACCGACAAAATCAATAATACCAGATTCGGGCACCCACAAGGCAGCAATACCTTCAACATAAGGCTCTATTTCTTTCAAGCGAACAGCATCTATCTTCTCTATACCTTCTAAGCCATTTGCCTTACCCGTTTCACAAATTTTATCTAATCGTTCTTCTTCATCTGGATTTACGGCTACGACTACTTTACCACAAACATCGTGTTTGATGTTGTATTTTTTAGCAAATTCAACTAATTGCTTTCTACCATTAACACAGTTTTTAGCTCGGAAAGAACCGGGTCTATAATATAAACCTGAATGAATAACCCCTGAATTTCTACCCGTTTGATGAGTAGCTAAGCTTTGTTCTTTTTCAAAGACCACTATATTGAGTTGTGGATATTCGACTTGAAGTTTGTAGGCGCAAGATAAACCTACTATACCTCCTCCTACTATTGCAAAGTCAAAACTATTGCTTGTTTTTACCATGAAAATACTCTTGAAATATTAAACCCAAAGTAGATATCCCCTTCTAGCCATTGACCAGTAGTTTGTGTTAAAAAAGCCTGTTCGTTCATTCCACGTGAATTGCTTAAATGTAAGGAAAAGACATGTCCTCCTGTTTCTATATCAACACCTAAAGACAACATATTTTGATGTAATTCAGTCATTGTGCTTAGAGCATAGAAATACTCGCCATTGACCGATATTTTTTTAGAGACTTTATAACGTCCTCCTGCGCCTATAAACAAAGGGTCGGCAGATGTACCAGCTGAATAGCGATTGAGGTGAATATGGGTAGGCAACAATACCAAAGAAAGGTCTGAATTGAATTTTCGTGCTATAATGAGTTGGTTACTGAAGCTAAATTGATTGAGTAAGTCATAATCGGTTTGCAGCCTATCATTTTCTGAAGGGTGGGCAAAAAACATAGCCGAATAAGCCGATAATACTACTGGGCATTTGTTCGTTTGCTGTAAGATATTAAGTTTAGCTGAAGCATCAAACTGCTTAGCATTAGAGCTTCGTCCCAGAGCTAGAGCTAGACGTTCTGAAACGCCATAATCCAAACCAAATCTGACGTGAGAATTATCGATACCCCATAAATTATAGAAGCCCGAGTTGAGTGTGCCAAAACGGTGTTGAATTAAAAATTTAAATTCTCCTTCGGAAGTCTGTTTAGAAGATTGGGCGTTGACAATTCTGTTGTCCTTAAAAATGGAAGTTGTTAGTTGCACTTCCTTGTCATCGCTTTCTAACATACTCAGTAAGTCTTGAGCATAAGTTGACTGAAAACTGATAAAAATTACAAATACTAAAAATCTATTCATCGGTTCTGTTTTGAAGTTTCATATCAACCACTACTTGTATGACTTCTGCAATTTTATACATCATAATTTTGGGAATATCAATATCGTAGTCCTCAAGAGCAACATCAAAAGTAGAAGTTATATACAAATCCTCATTTATCATTTGAGCAGTAGCTTTCATTTGAGCTTCTTTACTAATGCCATGCATGGCAAGACTTCCATTTACCACAAGATTTTGCTTAGTACTCAAATCTAAATTAGAAAAATCATCTATGATTCCCGTAAAAGTAGATAAAGGATACTTCTCACTTTCTAAATAACTTTCATTGAAATGTTCTTGCATAAGCGAATTAGGAAAAGTAAAGTCTTCTATTTTCAGTCGAAAAGCAAAACCACCTGTTTGGCTATCAATAATGGCCGAAACATCTTCATTTATAGCCGATATATTTTCTATGGGTGCTTCAGAAAAGAAACTGACGTTTCCTTTTTTAGTATAATATTGCTGTGCTATAAGCTGAGTGCTGAACAGTAAACAAATCAAGATTAATCGCATACAACAAAGATAGTAATTTAGTGGGGTTTATAGACGCTTCATCAACTTGTATCCTACAAAGAATAAAATAAAAATTACAATAAGTCCAGCTTGTTGTGTGTCAAAATAACGTGTTGCCAAACCAAACAAAAAAGGCCCTACAAAAGCTGTCATTTTTCCTGAAAAGGCATAAAACCCAAAAAATTCATTTCTTTTTTCTGCTGGAGTAAGACGAGCCATATAGGTTCTACTTGCCGATTGATTAGGTCCAGAAAAGAGACCGATTAGAATAGCCGCCATCCAAAATAAATTTTTGGCATTGAACCAATCGGGAATGGCATTTCCTCCAAAAATAAATTGGAATAAGCCAGGCAATTCAGGTGCTAAAAAGGCTATAAGACAGGCTATCATAAGAAAAACTATACTCCACAAAATCACTTTCTCACTGCCTTTACCATCTTCTAAATAACCAAATACAAAAGCTCCAATTCCTGCCATAACATTCAGTACAATACCTAGAATAATGATTTCTTCAAAGCTAAAGCCTATGGTAGTAGCGGCATAGATACCTCCAAAAGCAAAAATGGTTATCAAAGCATCGTTATACACCAGACGAGCCAACAAAAAATGAAATATTTTTCTGTATGAAGAAAGTTCTTTAAATGTGGTTTTTAGGTTAACAAAAGAATTTTTTACCACAAGTGACAAAGGCTTTTTGCTTGAATTGTGCTTATCCTTAATCCAAACAAAAATAGGTAAACTAAAAATCAAAAACCATAAGGCTACAAGTAAATTGGTAGCCCTTATATTTTCTCCATTTTCTGTACTAAAGCCCAAAACAGGCTGTTCTGTTTGCACAAAAAATACCAATGCCAACACCAAAGCTATTAAGCCACCAACATAGCCTAAGCCCCATGCCATTCCAGATACCTTACCTATCCGTTTCTCTGAGCTCAATTCTGCTAAGTAAGCATTACAAAATACTGTACCTATCTCAAAAGCAATGTTAGCTATAATGAACAGCGCAAGAGCCGAAAGAACTTGTCCTTGCTGGGGAAAAAACAAAAGTGCAGTCGCTGTAACACAGACCAAAGTACTCACCAACATGATTCGTTTTCTAGAGCCCCAGTTGTCAGCAATAGCTCCTAAAATTGGAGAACACAAAGCTACTACGATAGCTGTAAAAGAAATGGCCCAAGACCAATATTGCGTGCCTAAAATTTCATTATCAGCTATAGATTTGGTAAAAAAAGTACCGTATATGAAAGTCACTACCAAAGTAGTGAAGGCAGAGTTTGCAAAATCGTACATAGCCCAAGACCATATTTGTCGTTTATCGTCCTTTTGTATCATTTTCCGAAAGTACAATTAATTATTATGATAATTAAATGCAATAAAGCACTCCTTTTTCTTCGAATAACTTACTTTTGCCGACTTAAATTATACAAATGATTTCACTTAAAAATTTCAAATTCATTGACAGAACTAATGGCAGTATTAAAGACGATATTCTATCTGGTCTTACTGTAGCTTTAGCTCTAGTCCCTGAGGCTGTCGCCTTTGCTTTTGTGG
Protein-coding regions in this window:
- the purB gene encoding adenylosuccinate lyase, producing the protein MSLYALNAISPIDGRYQSKTKELSFYYSEAALIKYRLRVEVEYFISLCELPLPQLENFDAKLYEPLRKIYLEFSDADAQEVKEIESTTNHDVKAVEYFLKERFDRLKISEYKEFIHFALTSQDINNTATPLLIKESVEEIFLPNYFQMMEKLIELKDEWANIPLLARTHGQAASPTLLGKEIRVFIERLERQMSLLNLVPFSAKFGGATGNFNAHHIAYPEVDWVAFSNEFVEETLGLDRSQVTTQIEHYDNLAALFDNFKRINTILIDLSRDIWTYISMNYFKQKIKKGEVGSSAMPHKVNPIDFENAEGNLGIANAIYEHLSAKLPISRLQRDLTDSTVLRNVGVPMAHSILGFKSILKGLNKLILNEEAIRADLDDNWAVVAEAIQTILRKEGYPKPYEALKALTRTNGLIEQPTLSNFIDTLQVSDELKAYLKSITPFNYTGIEKL
- the lhgO gene encoding L-2-hydroxyglutarate oxidase, with translation MVKTSNSFDFAIVGGGIVGLSCAYKLQVEYPQLNIVVFEKEQSLATHQTGRNSGVIHSGLYYRPGSFRAKNCVNGRKQLVEFAKKYNIKHDVCGKVVVAVNPDEEERLDKICETGKANGLEGIEKIDAVRLKEIEPYVEGIAALWVPESGIIDFVGVTNKLAELITDINPNSQIIYSCEVKSFSDGGLINTTKGQYKSDKKILCGGLFSDRLAQKDQVHSNVRIVGFRGDYYDLSEKGKSKVNNLIYPVPNPEFPFLGVHFTRMVDGSIECGPNAVFTFKREGYGKTDFNLKDTLEALMYKGTWKLFFKHWRFGLNEYKRAFSKRLFLKELNRLIPSLKMDDIVVGRSGVRAMALGQDGEVFDDFKIECKGNSIHVLNAPSPAATACLAIGDEVMAVAKKNFSLP
- a CDS encoding YceI family protein translates to MRLILICLLFSTQLIAQQYYTKKGNVSFFSEAPIENISAINEDVSAIIDSQTGGFAFRLKIEDFTFPNSLMQEHFNESYLESEKYPLSTFTGIIDDFSNLDLSTKQNLVVNGSLAMHGISKEAQMKATAQMINEDLYITSTFDVALEDYDIDIPKIMMYKIAEVIQVVVDMKLQNRTDE
- a CDS encoding MFS transporter, giving the protein MIQKDDKRQIWSWAMYDFANSAFTTLVVTFIYGTFFTKSIADNEILGTQYWSWAISFTAIVVALCSPILGAIADNWGSRKRIMLVSTLVCVTATALLFFPQQGQVLSALALFIIANIAFEIGTVFCNAYLAELSSEKRIGKVSGMAWGLGYVGGLIALVLALVFFVQTEQPVLGFSTENGENIRATNLLVALWFLIFSLPIFVWIKDKHNSSKKPLSLVVKNSFVNLKTTFKELSSYRKIFHFLLARLVYNDALITIFAFGGIYAATTIGFSFEEIIILGIVLNVMAGIGAFVFGYLEDGKGSEKVILWSIVFLMIACLIAFLAPELPGLFQFIFGGNAIPDWFNAKNLFWMAAILIGLFSGPNQSASRTYMARLTPAEKRNEFFGFYAFSGKMTAFVGPFLFGLATRYFDTQQAGLIVIFILFFVGYKLMKRL